A genomic window from Agrobacterium larrymoorei includes:
- a CDS encoding LacI family DNA-binding transcriptional regulator, translated as MAQKVKLSTIAESLGLSTATISLALRDSPLVASDTREKIKDQARALGYIYNRRAASLRTSRSGIIGVVFHDVMNPFYGEILKAIESELDRSRQTFILSNHYDSVEKQRTFLETLLQLGSDGVIMSPAIGTPTEDLKLAEENGMPAILVARSMDGVDMPTFRGDDSYGISLATNHLISLGHRTIAMVGGTDQTSTGRDRYQGYVNALRKAGIEVDPNLRIPGARSKQGGFEAAVNFLSLPQKPTAAVCWNDLVAIGLMNGVSRAGFVPGKDISVTGYDDLEEASISTPSLTTVSNGQAEVGRLAARALLDRLAGSHEPDGIHLIKPEMRIRQSTGPCIPRQ; from the coding sequence ATGGCGCAAAAGGTCAAGCTTTCAACGATTGCCGAGAGCCTGGGGCTTTCTACTGCAACCATCTCGCTCGCGCTGCGTGACAGCCCATTGGTGGCATCCGACACCCGAGAGAAGATCAAGGATCAGGCCCGCGCACTCGGCTATATCTATAATCGCCGCGCTGCCAGCCTTCGCACATCCCGCTCCGGCATTATCGGTGTCGTCTTTCACGACGTGATGAACCCGTTCTATGGCGAAATTCTCAAGGCCATTGAAAGCGAACTGGACCGCAGCCGCCAGACCTTCATTCTGTCCAACCATTATGACTCGGTGGAAAAGCAGCGCACCTTTCTGGAAACGCTGCTGCAGCTGGGTAGCGACGGGGTGATCATGTCTCCGGCGATCGGCACGCCGACGGAAGATCTGAAGCTTGCGGAAGAAAATGGCATGCCGGCCATTCTTGTGGCGCGCTCCATGGATGGCGTCGACATGCCGACCTTTCGCGGCGACGATAGCTATGGCATCTCGCTTGCCACCAATCATCTGATCAGCCTTGGCCACCGCACCATTGCTATGGTGGGTGGTACCGACCAGACATCCACCGGTCGCGACCGCTATCAGGGCTATGTGAATGCGTTGCGCAAGGCTGGTATCGAGGTTGATCCGAATTTGCGCATTCCGGGCGCCCGCTCCAAGCAGGGCGGCTTCGAGGCGGCGGTGAACTTCCTGTCGCTGCCGCAGAAACCGACAGCCGCCGTCTGCTGGAACGACCTCGTCGCCATCGGCCTGATGAATGGCGTTTCGCGTGCAGGCTTCGTGCCGGGCAAGGATATTTCCGTGACCGGCTATGACGATCTGGAAGAGGCATCGATTTCCACGCCTTCGCTGACGACCGTGTCCAACGGTCAGGCGGAAGTGGGACGGCTTGCGGCCCGCGCGTTGCTCGACAGGCTGGCAGGTAGCCATGAGCCGGACGGCATTCACCTGATCAAGCCGGAAATGCGCATCCGCCAATCCACAGGGCCGTGCATTCCGCGGCAGTAA
- a CDS encoding MarR family winged helix-turn-helix transcriptional regulator, which produces MSKDKASKKDKSSKKDKSQKKKDFAFSPEELAQSLTQAARSMRTALSHNLATSGLYAGQDGVILALAQEGSMTPGQIAQKLGVKAPTMTRTIGRMEAQGFVERSAGEGDGRLTMVKLTEAGQKSVDHINTSLATCGARAVEGLSAKDVKNVVKLLRAIDANLQSLDLID; this is translated from the coding sequence ATGAGCAAGGACAAGGCCTCCAAAAAGGACAAGTCGTCCAAGAAGGACAAGTCGCAGAAGAAGAAGGATTTCGCCTTCAGCCCGGAAGAGTTGGCGCAATCCCTCACGCAAGCCGCACGCTCGATGCGCACGGCGCTCAGCCACAACCTTGCAACGAGCGGTCTTTATGCGGGCCAGGATGGCGTGATCCTGGCGCTTGCCCAGGAAGGCAGCATGACGCCTGGCCAGATTGCCCAGAAGCTCGGCGTGAAAGCGCCGACCATGACCCGCACCATCGGTCGCATGGAGGCGCAAGGCTTTGTCGAGCGCAGTGCCGGCGAGGGCGACGGCCGCCTCACCATGGTGAAGCTGACCGAAGCCGGACAGAAGAGCGTCGATCACATCAACACCTCGCTTGCCACCTGTGGCGCTCGCGCAGTGGAAGGACTGTCGGCCAAAGACGTCAAGAACGTCGTCAAACTCCTGCGCGCCATCGATGCCAATCTTCAGTCCCTGGATTTAATCGATTAA
- a CDS encoding creatininase family protein: MPHTYTQFDDETITAGFQPSEIIAVLPLGAHEQHGPHLPFETDTLIATGIVSRLKAALPQSVPVTFLPVEPVGYSIEHMDVPGTKTLAFDEAVDRWLDIARVQHEKGIRKFVMLNAHGGNAPLMTIVATEARTHFNMLAVATSWTRFGLPEGLIAPEDKAIDIHGGDIETSVMLALNPNKVAMDKAASFSSRQSEFMSRFAHLRAYGPHAFGWMMSDLNPLGVAGNAAAATAEKGEQIIAHSVRGLIALLEDVRAFDVTAFDRH, from the coding sequence ATGCCACACACATACACGCAATTTGACGACGAAACGATAACAGCCGGATTTCAACCGTCGGAGATCATCGCAGTCCTGCCGCTTGGCGCCCATGAGCAGCATGGTCCGCATCTGCCGTTTGAGACCGACACGCTGATTGCGACAGGCATCGTCTCCCGCCTGAAGGCCGCCCTGCCCCAAAGCGTCCCCGTCACCTTCCTGCCGGTCGAACCGGTCGGCTATTCCATAGAACACATGGATGTGCCCGGCACGAAGACGCTTGCCTTCGATGAGGCGGTCGATCGCTGGCTGGATATTGCCCGCGTCCAGCATGAGAAAGGCATCCGCAAATTCGTCATGCTGAATGCCCATGGCGGCAACGCGCCGCTGATGACGATCGTCGCGACCGAAGCCCGCACGCACTTCAACATGCTGGCGGTCGCCACCAGCTGGACGCGCTTTGGCCTGCCCGAGGGGCTGATTGCGCCGGAAGACAAGGCGATCGATATCCATGGCGGCGATATCGAAACCTCCGTCATGCTGGCGCTGAACCCCAACAAAGTCGCCATGGACAAGGCAGCAAGCTTTTCCTCCCGCCAGAGCGAATTTATGAGCCGCTTTGCCCATCTGCGCGCCTATGGCCCCCACGCCTTTGGCTGGATGATGAGCGATCTCAACCCGCTCGGCGTCGCCGGAAACGCCGCCGCCGCAACCGCCGAGAAGGGCGAACAGATCATCGCCCATTCGGTGCGCGGCCTGATCGCGCTTCTGGAGGACGTCCGCGCCTTCGATGTGACCGCCTTCGATCGGCATTGA
- a CDS encoding CobW family GTP-binding protein, whose protein sequence is MTETITEANTAAAAKPIPVTVLTGYLGAGKTTLLNRILTENHGKKYAVIVNEFGEIGIDNDLIVESDEEIYEMNNGCICCTVRGDLIRVVEGLMRRPGRFDGIIVETTGLADPVPVAQTFFMDDDVRAKTELDAVVALVDAKHLPLRLKDSREAEDQIAFADVVVINKSDLVTKEELARIEDIVRAINPSARIYKTERSGVDLARVLDQGAFNLERALENDPHFLEHGHEDHVCGPDCDHHHHDHDHHHHGHDHGHDHHGHDHDHHHHDHDHDHDHDHHHAAPSAIHDVTVQSVSLRGGEMNPERFFPWIQKVTQTDGPNILRLKGIIAFKGDADRYVVQGVHMIIEGDHQRPWKDGEKRESRLVFIGRELDRAKLEASFHACEAKA, encoded by the coding sequence ATGACCGAAACAATCACCGAAGCAAACACCGCCGCTGCTGCAAAGCCCATTCCCGTCACCGTGCTGACCGGCTATCTGGGCGCCGGCAAGACCACGTTGCTCAACCGCATCCTAACGGAGAACCACGGCAAGAAATATGCGGTGATCGTCAACGAGTTCGGCGAGATCGGCATCGATAACGACCTGATCGTGGAATCCGACGAGGAAATCTACGAGATGAACAATGGCTGCATTTGCTGCACGGTGCGCGGTGACCTGATCCGCGTCGTCGAAGGACTGATGCGCCGTCCGGGCCGTTTCGATGGCATCATTGTCGAGACCACCGGCCTTGCCGATCCGGTTCCCGTCGCCCAAACCTTCTTCATGGATGACGATGTACGCGCCAAGACCGAACTCGACGCCGTTGTCGCACTCGTCGATGCCAAGCACCTGCCGCTGCGCCTGAAGGACAGCCGCGAGGCCGAAGACCAGATCGCCTTTGCCGATGTCGTCGTCATCAACAAGAGCGACCTCGTCACCAAGGAAGAGCTGGCCCGCATCGAAGATATCGTGCGCGCCATCAACCCGTCGGCCCGCATCTACAAGACCGAACGCTCCGGCGTCGATCTTGCTCGCGTGCTGGATCAGGGTGCCTTCAATCTGGAACGCGCGCTCGAAAACGATCCGCATTTCCTTGAGCACGGCCACGAAGATCATGTTTGCGGCCCGGATTGCGACCATCACCACCACGATCATGATCATCACCATCATGGGCATGATCACGGCCACGATCACCACGGGCATGACCATGATCACCATCATCACGACCATGATCATGATCATGATCATGATCATCACCATGCGGCCCCATCGGCCATCCATGACGTAACGGTCCAGTCGGTTTCGCTACGTGGTGGCGAGATGAACCCGGAGCGCTTCTTCCCCTGGATCCAGAAGGTGACGCAGACCGACGGTCCGAACATCCTGCGCCTCAAAGGCATCATCGCCTTCAAGGGCGATGCCGACCGTTACGTGGTGCAGGGCGTTCACATGATCATCGAGGGCGACCACCAGCGCCCGTGGAAGGATGGCGAGAAGCGCGAAAGCCGCCTCGTCTTCATCGGCCGCGAACTCGACCGCGCCAAGCTGGAAGCCAGCTTCCATGCGTGCGAAGCGAAGGCTTAA
- a CDS encoding WD40 repeat domain-containing protein — MPTVAPLDLEGHVVAAHFLGDIPLFATAAGTIHRLDGGEKVTEAHEGLLTCIRDPYSATLLTGGEDGKVLRIGHDGVVTELAHVPRKWINVVAGGPQKAVAYAVGKSSFVRLPDGTTKEFKEERTVEAIAFAPKGLRIAAARYNGVTLHWVATAGDPVDLEWKGAHTGVTFSPDGRFLVTAMQENALHGWKLDAPKGADARHMRMTGYPAKVKSLSWSPKGKWLASSGAPAAIVWPFSGKDGPMGKPPEELGTRGNIMATQVAFHPADDVLAIGFIDGMILGVRMADGKEALLRRPGKGAISGLSWSATGKLLAFASEAGDCGIVDISV, encoded by the coding sequence ATGCCCACCGTTGCTCCTCTTGACCTTGAAGGCCACGTCGTCGCGGCGCATTTTCTGGGCGATATCCCGCTATTTGCCACCGCCGCTGGCACCATTCATCGGCTCGATGGCGGGGAAAAGGTAACGGAGGCCCATGAGGGCCTGCTCACCTGCATTCGTGATCCCTACAGCGCCACGCTTCTGACGGGCGGCGAGGATGGCAAGGTGCTGCGCATCGGCCATGACGGCGTCGTCACAGAACTCGCTCACGTGCCGCGCAAGTGGATCAACGTCGTGGCGGGCGGCCCGCAGAAGGCCGTGGCCTATGCCGTCGGCAAATCAAGCTTCGTGCGGCTGCCTGACGGCACCACCAAGGAATTCAAGGAAGAGCGCACGGTCGAGGCGATTGCCTTTGCGCCCAAGGGCCTGCGCATCGCCGCTGCCCGTTACAATGGCGTGACGCTGCATTGGGTGGCAACCGCCGGAGATCCGGTCGATCTGGAATGGAAGGGTGCCCATACCGGCGTGACCTTCTCGCCCGATGGCCGCTTCCTTGTTACCGCCATGCAGGAAAATGCGCTGCATGGCTGGAAGCTCGACGCACCAAAAGGCGCCGACGCCCGTCATATGCGCATGACCGGCTATCCGGCCAAGGTCAAATCGCTCTCCTGGTCGCCCAAGGGCAAATGGCTTGCCTCCTCGGGTGCGCCTGCCGCCATCGTCTGGCCGTTCTCCGGCAAGGACGGCCCGATGGGCAAGCCACCGGAAGAGCTCGGCACGCGCGGCAACATCATGGCCACCCAGGTCGCCTTCCACCCCGCCGACGACGTCCTCGCTATCGGTTTCATCGATGGCATGATCCTCGGCGTGCGCATGGCGGATGGCAAGGAAGCTTTGCTGCGCCGCCCCGGCAAGGGCGCCATCTCCGGCCTCTCCTGGAGCGCCACCGGCAAACTGCTCGCCTTTGCCTCCGAAGCCGGCGATTGTGGCATCGTTGATATCTCGGTGTAA
- a CDS encoding glyoxalase superfamily protein, with amino-acid sequence MRNTTPPLPSLDTLKDQAKRLRASLAADGTAIGHSRALELIAAQYGYRDWNTLHAAVGNRPPFNPYMLGSRVSGYYLGQPFTGAILGVQSLGGDPERFRLTMHFDDPVDVVTFDSFSAFRQRVHCNVDASGRTTERTSDGRAQVELTW; translated from the coding sequence ATGCGGAACACGACACCACCTTTACCCAGTCTCGATACGCTGAAAGATCAGGCGAAGCGTCTTCGGGCCAGCCTTGCCGCAGACGGCACGGCGATTGGCCACTCGCGCGCGCTGGAACTGATCGCGGCGCAATATGGCTATCGCGACTGGAACACGCTTCACGCCGCCGTCGGCAATCGGCCGCCCTTCAATCCCTATATGCTGGGCTCGCGGGTCAGCGGCTACTATCTCGGCCAGCCTTTCACCGGTGCGATCCTCGGTGTGCAATCGCTCGGCGGCGACCCGGAGCGCTTTCGTCTGACGATGCATTTCGACGATCCGGTCGATGTCGTCACCTTCGACAGCTTTTCCGCCTTTCGTCAGCGGGTTCATTGCAATGTGGATGCGAGCGGTCGCACCACGGAGCGGACCTCCGATGGACGGGCGCAGGTCGAGTTGACTTGGTGA
- a CDS encoding OmpW/AlkL family protein, producing the protein MRKATLPLAILCGVLPGTAFAADLAPVAPAPTAEDAIAAASPWMIRVRALGVLTHDSGTINGVPGAGLSYSDTVIPELDISYFFTDNIAAELILGTTFSKINTTGTLGEIDVGKTWLLPPTLTLQYHFTDFGAFKPYVGAGVNYSLFYHQSEKPGFSNLDVKNDFGAALQVGFDYMVTKNWGVNFDVKKIFLDTKWTATSDAFGDISGKAKLDPWLVGAGVTYRF; encoded by the coding sequence ATCCGAAAAGCTACCCTTCCGCTTGCCATCCTGTGCGGCGTCCTGCCCGGCACCGCCTTTGCGGCGGATCTGGCACCCGTTGCACCGGCCCCCACCGCGGAAGACGCCATTGCTGCGGCAAGCCCATGGATGATCCGCGTTCGCGCGCTCGGCGTGCTGACCCATGACAGCGGCACGATCAATGGCGTGCCCGGTGCGGGGCTCTCCTATTCGGACACGGTGATCCCCGAACTCGATATCAGCTACTTCTTCACCGACAATATTGCCGCTGAGCTCATTCTCGGTACGACCTTTTCCAAGATCAACACGACGGGAACGCTGGGTGAGATCGATGTCGGCAAGACCTGGCTTTTGCCGCCGACGCTGACGCTGCAATATCACTTTACCGATTTCGGCGCCTTCAAGCCCTATGTGGGTGCGGGCGTGAACTACTCGCTCTTCTATCACCAGAGCGAAAAGCCGGGCTTCAGCAATCTCGACGTCAAGAACGACTTCGGCGCTGCCTTACAGGTCGGCTTCGACTATATGGTGACGAAGAATTGGGGCGTGAACTTCGACGTGAAGAAGATCTTTCTCGATACCAAGTGGACGGCAACGAGCGACGCGTTCGGTGACATCAGCGGCAAGGCCAAGCTCGATCCGTGGCTGGTGGGTGCGGGTGTGACCTACCGGTTTTGA
- a CDS encoding methyl-accepting chemotaxis protein, with amino-acid sequence MRISISAAVTATGIALIAGVLLTLATGAGALNRLKVNGPIYENIIYSKDLIADILPPPLYVIESYALANESTLHPDTLAVNAPRMKVLKDQYEERRAYWKTTRLPDFLKTKLLNDVLVKGDDFWREMQSATLPALQGSDRNAIVASLGALRVKFHRHEAAVNELVEMGNVFGKEQEAYAASQTSLLQGASYGLGVFLILLCIASTLFTRRRAIRPLEDMTEAMTRMAGGDLKDEPPHLARQDEIGAMAKALAVFRDAGLAKRRLETEAEEARQLSDRERHERERERLADADALRFAVEQLGGGLSQLATGDLSRSLDQPFHPRFETLRQNFNESISTLRLTLRDVLSETDHLNRQGQDLRGGADNLARRTEQQAAALEETAAALEQVTSTGKAAVARIEDARDLVKNARDAAVHSSTVVGKAISAMNRIETASGEIGSIIGTIENIAFQTNLLALNAGVEAARAGEAGKGFAVVAQEVRELAQRSAAAANEIKQLVARSGQEVTGGVNLVQSTGAVLAEIEAVVSRIDLNIDSIATAAREQSVGLSEINTSVNTLDQMTQHNAAMVEETNAATQNLAEAARNLASLAGRFHIGGNGQVAIRRAA; translated from the coding sequence ATGCGAATTTCGATTTCGGCCGCAGTGACGGCAACGGGGATTGCCCTGATTGCCGGTGTTCTCCTGACACTTGCGACGGGCGCCGGTGCGCTGAACCGATTGAAGGTCAACGGTCCGATCTATGAGAATATCATCTACAGCAAGGACCTGATCGCCGATATTCTGCCGCCGCCGCTCTATGTGATCGAAAGCTATGCGCTGGCCAATGAAAGCACGCTGCATCCCGACACGCTGGCCGTCAACGCGCCGCGCATGAAGGTTCTGAAGGACCAATATGAGGAGCGCCGGGCCTACTGGAAAACGACGAGACTTCCCGATTTCCTGAAGACCAAGCTTCTCAACGATGTGTTGGTCAAGGGTGATGACTTCTGGCGCGAAATGCAGAGCGCCACGCTCCCTGCCCTTCAGGGCAGTGATCGCAATGCTATCGTCGCGTCATTGGGCGCGCTGCGCGTCAAGTTCCATCGCCATGAGGCCGCCGTCAACGAACTGGTGGAAATGGGCAACGTTTTCGGCAAGGAGCAGGAGGCCTATGCCGCTTCGCAGACGAGCCTGTTACAGGGCGCAAGCTACGGGCTCGGCGTCTTCCTCATCCTGCTTTGTATTGCATCCACCCTCTTCACCAGACGCCGCGCCATTCGCCCGCTGGAAGATATGACCGAGGCGATGACCAGAATGGCGGGCGGCGATCTGAAAGACGAGCCGCCGCACCTTGCCCGCCAGGACGAAATCGGCGCGATGGCCAAAGCACTCGCCGTGTTCCGCGATGCGGGCCTTGCCAAACGACGCCTGGAAACGGAAGCCGAAGAGGCGCGCCAGTTGAGCGATCGCGAACGCCACGAGCGTGAGCGTGAACGCCTGGCCGATGCCGATGCGTTGCGCTTTGCCGTGGAGCAATTGGGCGGCGGCCTCAGCCAGCTCGCCACCGGCGATCTGAGCCGCAGCCTCGATCAGCCTTTCCATCCGCGCTTCGAAACACTCAGGCAGAATTTCAACGAGTCGATTTCCACCCTGCGCCTGACGCTTCGGGATGTGCTGTCGGAGACCGACCACCTTAACCGACAGGGCCAGGACCTTCGTGGCGGTGCCGACAATCTGGCACGCCGCACCGAACAGCAGGCCGCGGCACTGGAAGAGACCGCAGCAGCCCTCGAGCAGGTCACCTCCACCGGCAAGGCGGCCGTCGCGCGCATCGAAGACGCCCGCGATCTGGTAAAGAATGCCCGCGACGCCGCTGTCCATTCCTCGACCGTCGTCGGAAAGGCCATTTCCGCCATGAACCGCATCGAGACCGCGTCAGGCGAAATCGGCTCGATCATCGGCACGATCGAAAACATTGCGTTCCAGACCAACCTTCTGGCTTTGAATGCAGGCGTCGAAGCCGCCCGTGCGGGGGAAGCCGGAAAGGGCTTTGCCGTGGTCGCCCAGGAGGTGCGCGAACTGGCGCAGCGCTCTGCCGCCGCCGCCAACGAGATCAAGCAGCTCGTCGCCAGATCCGGCCAGGAAGTGACCGGCGGCGTCAATCTCGTGCAATCGACGGGCGCGGTTCTGGCAGAAATCGAAGCGGTCGTTTCGCGCATAGACCTCAACATCGACAGCATCGCCACCGCCGCGCGCGAACAATCTGTCGGCCTGTCGGAAATCAATACCAGCGTCAACACGCTGGACCAGATGACCCAGCACAACGCCGCCATGGTGGAAGAAACAAACGCCGCCACCCAGAACCTCGCCGAAGCGGCCCGTAACCTTGCATCGCTCGCAGGCCGCTTCCATATCGGCGGCAACGGCCAGGTTGCCATCCGCCGCGCCGCGTGA
- a CDS encoding GNAT family N-acetyltransferase produces MAAVLNSVRAFFTPQTFFIETENAGDVVARENLLDRAMGPGRRRKSSEKLRAGRVPAEGLALVARDQDGHVIGTVRLWNVQAGVTREGSPVAALLLGPLAVDAAHEGKGIGSALMRAAIAEATRRDHGAILLVGDAPYYERFGFFATKTQHLVMPGPFERNRFLALELKPGWLDGAAGMLVASGRRFS; encoded by the coding sequence ATGGCCGCTGTTCTCAATTCGGTTCGTGCATTCTTCACGCCGCAGACATTCTTTATCGAAACCGAAAACGCCGGCGATGTCGTCGCGCGCGAAAACCTGCTGGACCGCGCCATGGGTCCCGGCCGCCGCCGCAAGTCTTCCGAGAAGCTGCGCGCTGGCCGCGTGCCGGCCGAAGGCTTGGCGCTGGTCGCCCGCGATCAGGACGGCCATGTGATCGGCACCGTGCGCCTGTGGAACGTCCAAGCTGGCGTCACCCGCGAAGGCAGCCCAGTCGCAGCCCTGCTGCTCGGACCGCTCGCCGTCGATGCCGCGCATGAGGGCAAGGGCATCGGCTCGGCGCTGATGCGCGCCGCCATTGCTGAAGCAACCCGCCGCGACCACGGCGCCATCCTGCTTGTGGGTGATGCGCCCTATTACGAGCGCTTCGGCTTCTTCGCCACCAAAACCCAGCACCTCGTCATGCCCGGCCCCTTCGAGCGCAACCGCTTCCTGGCGCTGGAGCTGAAGCCCGGCTGGCTGGATGGTGCGGCTGGCATGCTGGTCGCAAGCGGGCGCCGGTTTTCCTGA
- the odc2 gene encoding ornithine/lysine decarboxylase produces MTTARILDFINTRRPEGPCLVVDLDVVRDNFHAFRHALPNSAIYYAVKANPAPEILKLLASMGSNFDCASVAEIQMALDAGATSDRISFGNTIKKERDVARAHALGIDLFAVDSHEEVEKVARAAPGARVFCRVLTDGEGAEWPLSRKFGCVPQMAVDVLVYAHQLGLESYGVSFHVGSQMMNLDAWDAAVGDAKRVFASLAKQGIHLQMVNMGGGFPTKYLRDVPAAEEYGQAIDTALRKHFGNQIPKTIIEPGRGMVGNAGVIKAEVVLVSRKSDNDNHRWVFLDIGKFGGLAETMDEAIRYPIRTTRDEDTMEPCVLAGPTCDSADVLYEKNMYPLPVSLTIGDEVLIEGTGAYTTTYSAVAFNGFEPLKAYVI; encoded by the coding sequence ATGACGACTGCACGCATCCTCGACTTCATCAATACCCGCCGTCCCGAAGGTCCCTGCCTTGTGGTCGATCTCGACGTCGTGCGCGATAATTTCCACGCGTTCCGGCATGCCCTGCCGAACAGCGCCATCTATTACGCCGTCAAGGCGAACCCGGCTCCTGAAATCCTCAAGCTGCTCGCTTCGATGGGCTCCAACTTCGATTGCGCCTCCGTGGCTGAAATCCAGATGGCGCTCGATGCCGGTGCGACCTCCGACCGTATCTCCTTCGGCAACACCATCAAGAAGGAACGCGATGTTGCACGCGCTCACGCGCTCGGCATCGATCTCTTCGCCGTGGACAGCCATGAGGAAGTCGAGAAGGTTGCCCGCGCAGCCCCAGGTGCCCGCGTATTCTGCCGTGTTCTGACCGATGGCGAAGGCGCTGAATGGCCGCTGTCTCGCAAGTTCGGCTGCGTGCCGCAGATGGCTGTCGACGTTCTGGTCTATGCGCATCAGCTGGGTCTGGAATCCTACGGCGTGTCCTTTCATGTCGGTTCGCAGATGATGAACCTCGACGCATGGGATGCAGCCGTTGGCGATGCCAAGCGCGTCTTCGCGTCTCTTGCCAAGCAGGGCATCCACCTGCAGATGGTGAACATGGGCGGCGGTTTCCCGACCAAGTATCTTCGCGACGTTCCCGCCGCTGAAGAATACGGCCAGGCAATCGACACGGCGCTGCGCAAGCATTTCGGCAACCAGATTCCGAAGACCATCATCGAGCCGGGCCGCGGCATGGTTGGCAATGCGGGCGTGATCAAGGCGGAAGTCGTTCTCGTCTCGCGCAAGTCCGACAATGACAACCATCGTTGGGTGTTCCTCGACATCGGCAAGTTCGGCGGTCTGGCCGAAACCATGGACGAAGCCATCCGCTACCCCATCCGCACCACGCGCGATGAGGACACGATGGAGCCTTGCGTTCTGGCCGGTCCGACCTGCGACAGCGCCGATGTGCTCTACGAGAAGAACATGTACCCGCTGCCGGTCTCTCTGACCATCGGCGACGAAGTTCTGATCGAAGGAACGGGCGCCTACACGACCACCTATTCGGCGGTCGCATTCAATGGCTTCGAGCCCTTGAAGGCCTATGTGATCTAA
- a CDS encoding LysR family transcriptional regulator has protein sequence MDTLTRIRAFIDVVEAEGFSAAARKTGRSKALLSKYVRELEDDLGALLLNRTTRQFSLTEAGHTYYRTASDILKEIDNLADLVREKNSDLKGKLRLSVPRTFIDADVGQSLIDFARENPELSMEIVADDRFVDLIEEGFDLAIRITKLEDSGLIARKLSDFRVHAVATPDFVNRHGPLETPQDLGKVPCIIDTNSRFQNHIRYFEPGGGTNSVATRGPIEVNSPQATLRAARSGLGVAIVPDFIARPHIQSGELVTLFDDYISRDRGIYAVYPHRRYLPAKVRSFVDYLSNWFRKNG, from the coding sequence ATGGATACGCTGACCCGCATTCGCGCCTTTATCGACGTGGTCGAAGCGGAAGGTTTTTCCGCCGCCGCGCGCAAGACCGGACGCTCCAAGGCGCTGCTGTCCAAATATGTGCGTGAACTGGAAGACGATCTCGGCGCGCTGCTTCTCAACCGCACCACGCGGCAATTTTCGCTGACGGAAGCAGGCCATACCTATTACCGCACCGCCTCCGATATCCTGAAAGAGATCGACAATCTCGCCGACCTCGTGCGCGAGAAGAATTCCGATCTGAAGGGCAAGCTGCGCCTATCCGTCCCGCGCACCTTCATCGATGCCGATGTGGGCCAGAGCCTCATCGATTTCGCCCGCGAGAACCCGGAACTGTCCATGGAGATCGTGGCCGATGACCGCTTCGTCGATCTGATCGAGGAAGGCTTCGATCTGGCCATCCGCATCACCAAGCTGGAGGATTCCGGCCTTATTGCCCGCAAACTGTCGGATTTCCGCGTCCATGCGGTGGCGACACCGGATTTCGTCAACCGCCACGGACCATTGGAAACCCCGCAGGATCTCGGAAAAGTCCCCTGCATCATCGACACCAATTCCCGTTTCCAGAATCACATCCGCTATTTCGAGCCGGGCGGTGGCACCAATTCCGTTGCGACCCGCGGGCCGATCGAAGTCAACAGCCCGCAGGCCACGCTGCGCGCCGCCCGCTCAGGCCTTGGCGTTGCCATCGTGCCGGACTTCATTGCCCGCCCGCATATCCAGTCGGGCGAGCTGGTGACGCTGTTCGATGATTATATTTCCCGCGATCGCGGCATTTACGCCGTCTATCCGCATCGCCGCTATCTGCCGGCCAAGGTCCGCAGCTTCGTCGATTATCTCTCCAACTGGTTCCGAAAGAACGGTTGA